A single Glycine soja cultivar W05 chromosome 14, ASM419377v2, whole genome shotgun sequence DNA region contains:
- the LOC114384726 gene encoding polyamine oxidase 2-like isoform X2 — MGFRFKSNPQLRRGLCCANDDKQQERSPSVIVIGGGMAGIAAARALQDASFQVILLESRERLGGRIHTDYSFGFPVDLGASWLHGVCKENPLAPLIGKLGLPLYRTSEDNSVLYDHDLESYALFDMDGNQVPQELVTKIGKIFGVILEETNNVREEFSEDMSILRALSIVFERKPELRLEGLSHKVLQWYLCRMEGWFATDADTISLKCWDQEVLLPGGHGLMVRGYQPVINTLAKGLDIRQGHRVTKIVRQYNEVKVAVENGKTFVADAAIVAVPLGVLKAKSIKFEPKLPDWKEAAISDIGVGIENKIILHFKNVFWPNVEFLGVVAETSYGCSYFLNLHKATGRPVLVYMPAGQLAKDIEKMSDEAAASFAFMQLKKILPDTSSPVADP; from the exons ATGGGGTTCCGATTCAAGAGTAATCCGCAATTACGCAGAG GCCTTTGCTGTGCAAATGATGACAAGCAGCAGGAGAGGTCCCCATCTGTTATTGTCATTGGAGGTGGCATGGCTGGGATTGCTGCTGCTCGTGCTCTTCAAGATGCCTCATTTCAG GTTATTCTTCTAGAATCACGAGAAAGACTTGGTGGCCGAATTCACACTGACTACTCATTTGGCTTTCCTGTTGACCTGGGTGCATCGTG GTTGCATGGAGTTTGCAAGGAGAATCCACTGGCTCCATTGATTGGGAAGCTGGGACTACCTCTTTACCGTACTAGTGAGGATAATTCTGTCCTTTATGACCATGATTTGGAAAG CTATGCACTTTTTGATATGGATGGGAATCAAGTTCCCCAAGAGTTAGTAACAAAAATTGGTAAAATATTTGGAGTAATTTTAGAAGAG ACAAATAATGTACGAGAGGAATTCAGTGAGGATATGTCCATACTCCGTGCACTTTCaattgtttttgaaagaaaacCGGAATTGAG GTTGGAAGGGCTTTCCCACAAGGTGCTACAGTGGTATTTATGCAGAATGGAAGGTTGGTTTGCTACAGATGCTGATACCATATCACTGAAATGTTGGGATCAG GAAGTATTGCTCCCTGGTGGTCACGGTCTTATGGTCAGGGGTTACCAGCCTGTTATAAATACCCTAGCCAAGGGTCTTGATATTCGCCAGGGACACAG ggtaaCAAAAATAGTTAGGCAATATAATGAAGTAAAGGTGGCAGTGGAAAATGGGAAAACATTTGTTGCAGACGCTGCTATTGTTGCTGTACCTCTTGGGGTGCTGAAGGCAAAGAGCATAAAATTTGAGCCAAAGCTACCTGACTGGAAAGAAGCTGCCATTTCTGATATTGGGGTTGGGattgagaataaaataattttacactttaaaaatgttttctggCCTAATGTGGAATTCTTAGGAGTAGTTGCAGAGACATCTTATGGATGCAGCTACTTTCTTAATCTCCACAAGGCTACAGGTCGTCCTGTCCTTGTTTACATGCCTGCTGGGCAGCTGGCCAAAGACATTGAGAAAATGTCTGATGAAGCAGCTGCTAGCTTTGCTTTCATGCAGCTCAAAAAGATCCTTCCAGACACTTCTTCACCG GTGGCAGACCCCTAA
- the LOC114384726 gene encoding polyamine oxidase 2-like isoform X1, which yields MGFRFKSNPQLRRGLCCANDDKQQERSPSVIVIGGGMAGIAAARALQDASFQVILLESRERLGGRIHTDYSFGFPVDLGASWLHGVCKENPLAPLIGKLGLPLYRTSEDNSVLYDHDLESYALFDMDGNQVPQELVTKIGKIFGVILEETNNVREEFSEDMSILRALSIVFERKPELRLEGLSHKVLQWYLCRMEGWFATDADTISLKCWDQEVLLPGGHGLMVRGYQPVINTLAKGLDIRQGHRVTKIVRQYNEVKVAVENGKTFVADAAIVAVPLGVLKAKSIKFEPKLPDWKEAAISDIGVGIENKIILHFKNVFWPNVEFLGVVAETSYGCSYFLNLHKATGRPVLVYMPAGQLAKDIEKMSDEAAASFAFMQLKKILPDTSSPIQYLVSRWGTDINTLGSYSYDAVGKPHDLYERLRVPVDNLFFAGEATSMLYTGSVHGAYSTGMMAAEDCRMRVLERYGELDLVLPVMGEDASVIPLQISRL from the exons ATGGGGTTCCGATTCAAGAGTAATCCGCAATTACGCAGAG GCCTTTGCTGTGCAAATGATGACAAGCAGCAGGAGAGGTCCCCATCTGTTATTGTCATTGGAGGTGGCATGGCTGGGATTGCTGCTGCTCGTGCTCTTCAAGATGCCTCATTTCAG GTTATTCTTCTAGAATCACGAGAAAGACTTGGTGGCCGAATTCACACTGACTACTCATTTGGCTTTCCTGTTGACCTGGGTGCATCGTG GTTGCATGGAGTTTGCAAGGAGAATCCACTGGCTCCATTGATTGGGAAGCTGGGACTACCTCTTTACCGTACTAGTGAGGATAATTCTGTCCTTTATGACCATGATTTGGAAAG CTATGCACTTTTTGATATGGATGGGAATCAAGTTCCCCAAGAGTTAGTAACAAAAATTGGTAAAATATTTGGAGTAATTTTAGAAGAG ACAAATAATGTACGAGAGGAATTCAGTGAGGATATGTCCATACTCCGTGCACTTTCaattgtttttgaaagaaaacCGGAATTGAG GTTGGAAGGGCTTTCCCACAAGGTGCTACAGTGGTATTTATGCAGAATGGAAGGTTGGTTTGCTACAGATGCTGATACCATATCACTGAAATGTTGGGATCAG GAAGTATTGCTCCCTGGTGGTCACGGTCTTATGGTCAGGGGTTACCAGCCTGTTATAAATACCCTAGCCAAGGGTCTTGATATTCGCCAGGGACACAG ggtaaCAAAAATAGTTAGGCAATATAATGAAGTAAAGGTGGCAGTGGAAAATGGGAAAACATTTGTTGCAGACGCTGCTATTGTTGCTGTACCTCTTGGGGTGCTGAAGGCAAAGAGCATAAAATTTGAGCCAAAGCTACCTGACTGGAAAGAAGCTGCCATTTCTGATATTGGGGTTGGGattgagaataaaataattttacactttaaaaatgttttctggCCTAATGTGGAATTCTTAGGAGTAGTTGCAGAGACATCTTATGGATGCAGCTACTTTCTTAATCTCCACAAGGCTACAGGTCGTCCTGTCCTTGTTTACATGCCTGCTGGGCAGCTGGCCAAAGACATTGAGAAAATGTCTGATGAAGCAGCTGCTAGCTTTGCTTTCATGCAGCTCAAAAAGATCCTTCCAGACACTTCTTCACCG ATTCAGTATCTTGTGTCTCGATGGGGTACAGATATTAATACACTAGGTTCCTATAGCTATGATGCAGTTGGGAAACCACATGACCTGTATGAGAGGCTACGGGTCCCTGTAGATAATTTATTCTTTGCAGGGGAAGCAACAAGTATGTTGTATACGGGGTCTGTGCATGGTGCATACTCTACTGGAATGATGGCTGCTGAGGACTGCAGGATGCGTGTCCTGGAGCGTTATGGGGAGCTAGATTTGGTCCTGCCGGTAATGGGAGAGGATGCTTCAGTGATACCACTCCAGATCTCTCGTTTGTAA
- the LOC114384362 gene encoding protein DETOXIFICATION 41, with translation MSSLEHQPLLPRLDSHSHIQNLSSDAIEEFLEHRPIALRWWSKLIVWESRLLWLLSGASIVVSIFNYMLSFVTLMFTGHLGSLELAGASVASVGIQGLAYGIMLGMASAVQTVCGQAYGAKKHGAMSIILQRAIILHIGAAVILSFLYWFSGDFLKAIGQSDSIAERGQVFARGIILQLYAFAISCPMQRFLQAQNIVNPLAYMSVGVFLVHILLSWLVIYVLGYGLQGAALTLSFSWWLLVLFNGLYIIFSPRCKETWAGFSVKAFKGIWPYFKLTVASAVMLCLEVWYNQGLVLLSGLLSNPTISLDSISICMNYLNWDMQFMLGLSTAASVRVSNELGASHPRVAKFSVFVVNGTSILISVVFCTIILIFRVSLSKLFTSDSDVIDAVSNLTPLLAISVFFNGIQPILSGVAIGSGWQALVAYVNLASYYVVGLTVGCVLGFKTSLGVAGIWWGMILGVLIQTVTLIILTARTNWQAEVEKAVVRINKSAENDTLDQLVADT, from the exons ATGAGCTCTTTGGAGCACCAACCTTTACTACCCAGGCTTGATTCACACTCACacattcaaaacttgtcatCAGATGCCATTGAAGAATTCTTGGAACATAGGCCTATTGCATTGAGATGGTGGTCAAAGCTTATTGTGTGGGAGTCAAGGCTTCTCTGGCTCCTCTCTGGGGCTTCTATTGTtgtgtccattttcaattatatgCTAAGTTTTGTGACCTTGATGTTCACTGGACATTTGGGGTCTCTAGAGCTTGCTGGAGCATCCGTAGCCAGTGTTGGTATTCAGGGTCTAGCTTATGGTATTATG CTGGGGATGGCAAGTGCGGTGCAAACTGTGTGTGGACAAGCATATGGGGCAAAAAAGCATGGAGCAATGAGCATCATATTGCAAAGAGCAATCATCTTACACATTGGAGCAGCAGTGATTCTCTCATTTCTCTATTGGTTCTCTGGGGATTTTCTTAAGGCCATAGGACAGTCAGATAGCATAGCCGAGCGAGGCCAAGTGTTTGCACGCGGAATTATTCTTCAACTCTATGCATTTGCAATAAGCTGTCCAATGCAGAGGTTCCTCCAAGCACAGAACATTGTGAATCCTCTTGCATATATGTCAGTTGGGGTGTTCCTTGTTCACATTCTCCTCAGTTGGCTAGTtatatatgttttgggttaTGGCCTTCAAGGGGCAGCCCTTACTCTCAGCTTTTCTTGGTGGCTTCTTGTCTTGTTTAATGGTCTCTACATCATATTTAGTCCAAGATGCAAGGAAACCTGGGCAGGCTTCAGTGTTAAGGCTTTCAAAGGAATTTGGCCTTATTTCAAGCTCACAGTAGCTTCTGCTGTGATGTTATG TTTGGAGGTATGGTACAATCAGGGGCTGGTGCTTTTATCAGGGCTGCTCTCCAATCCCACAATCTCACTGGACTCTATTTCCATTTG TATGAATTACTTGAACTGGGACATGCAATTTATGTTAGGCCTTAGTACAGCAGCCAG TGTCCGAGTCAGCAACGAATTAGGAGCATCACATCCAAGAGTAGCAAAATTTTCTGTCTTCGTAGTGAATGGAACCAGCATCCTCATTAGTGTGGTTTTCTGCACAATTATCTTGATATTCCGGGTTTCTTTGAGCAAACTTTTCACTTCTGACTCTGACGTCATTGATGCTGTGTCTAATTTGACTCCCTTGCTTGCTATTTCTGTTTTCTTTAATGGCATTCAACCTATATTATCAG GGGTGGCAATTGGAAGTGGATGGCAAGCATTAGTGGCTTATGTAAACTTGGCTTCTTACTACGTTGTTGGTCTTACTGTTGGATGTGTTCTTGGCTTCAAAACTTCTCTAGGAGTTGCT GGAATTTGGTGGGGAATGATCCTTGGAGTTCTTATACAAACAGTAACTCTAATAATTCTGACTGCCAGAACAAATTGGCAAGCAGAG GTTGAAAAAGCTGTTGTTCGCATCAATAAATCCGCTGAAAATGACACCTTAGATCAACTGGTTGCTGacacttag